In Crassostrea angulata isolate pt1a10 chromosome 4, ASM2561291v2, whole genome shotgun sequence, one genomic interval encodes:
- the LOC128181871 gene encoding xylulose kinase-like, whose product MDARSERLFLGLDFSTQQIKAVAINDALKIVNETAVKFDTDLPEYKTQGGVHIHDDQVTVTAPTIMWVKAFDLLLDKMKKDGFPFDKVAGVSGAGQQHGSVYWRSGSAQILRNLSEKTSLHQQLQNCFSVPESPIWMDASTTKNCRELEEKVGGPLRLAEITGSRGFERYTGNQIMKISQTRPSEYKDTERISLVSSFAASLLIGDYAPIDLSDGSGMNLLDITTKKWSPECLEACGENLSLKLGEPVPSKQIVGNVSQFLIGRYNFSPNCKVIAFTGDNPASLAGVAPKLGDAIISLGSSDTVFSWLPRQNAELEGHIFVNPIDCDTYMSLVCFKNGSLTRERIKDDCAEGSWEKFSEYLTKTPTGNKGNIGIYFDVMEIQPLVQGIFRFDSADQKVSSFPPEVEVRAVIESQMMARKLYMELRGMHIGPDTRILATGGASLNRAILQVISDVFGAPVFVSDIPNSAALGSGYRAKHGLEGCDFSDVVLNHPQPECVARPTEGASQVYKELGKRYRKLEQALGSQQ is encoded by the exons ATGGACGCCAGATCTGAGAGGCTGTTTCTTGGACTTGATTTCAGTACTCAACAA ATCAAAGCAGTTGCTATAAATGATGCcctgaaaattgtaaatgagaCTGCCGTCAAATTTGATACAGATTTACCAGAGTACAA AACACAGGGAGGTGTCCATATCCATGATGATCAGGTCACAGTTACTGCCCCTACTATTATGTGGGTCAAG GCATTTGACCTACTTCTGGATAAGATGAAGAAGGATGGTTTCCCGTTCGACAAGGTGGCTGGTGTGTCAGGTGCTGGTCAG CAACATGGAAGTGTGTACTGGAGATCAGGAAGTGCTCAGATTCTGAGAAATCTCAGTGAGAAGACGAGCCTTCATCAACAACTACAG aACTGTTTCTCAGTTCCTGAATCACCAATATGGATGGATGCCAGCACAACCAAAAATTGTAGGGAATTAGAGGAGAAAGTTGGAGGACCTCTG AGACTGGCAGAGATCACTGGATCCCGTGGATTTGAGAGGTACACTGGAAACCAGATCATGAAGATTTCCCAGACGAGACCCTCAGAGTACAAAGACACTGAG aggaTATCATTGGTCAGTAGCTTTGCAGCCTCTCTGCTGATTGGGGACTATGCACCAATCGATTTAAGTGATGGGTCGGGGATGAATCTTCTGGATATTACAACCAAGAAATGGTCACCAGAGTGTTTAGAG gccTGTGGAGAAAACTTGAGTTTAAAGCTAGGAGAACCAGTTCCCTCCAAGCAAATTGTT GGAAATGTTAGCCAGTTTCTGATTGGACGATACAACTTCAGTCCAAACTGTAAGGTCATAGCTTTTACTGGAGACAACCCAG CATCGTTAGCTGGAGTGGCTCCAAAACTAGGAGATGCAATA ATTAGTCTGGGATCCAGTGACACTGTCTTCTCTTGGTTACCACGGCAAAATGCAGAGTTGGAAGGTCACATTTTCGTTAACCCCATCGACTGTGACACATACATGTCTCTTGTCTG CTTTAAAAATGGATCTCTCACTCGAGAGAGAATTAAGGACGACTGTGCTGAGGGCTCATGGGAGAAATTTTCTGAATACCTAACAAAAACACCCACAGGAAACAAAGGAAATAttg GAATTTACTTTGATGTGATGGAGATTCAGCCACTAGTTCAGGGAATTTTCCGCTTTGACAGTGCTGATCAAAAG GTGTCTTCATTTCCACCTGAAGTAGAAGTCCGTGCTGTGATTGAGAGCCAGATGATGGCAAGGAAACTCTACATGGAGCTGAGGGGAATGCATATTG GTCCTGACACTCGGATTTTAGCCACAGGAGGGGCCTCTCTAAATAGGGCCATCTTACAG GTTATTTCAGACGTCTTTGGTGCACCGGTTTTCGTCAGCGACATCCCGAACTCGGCTGCCCTGGGATCCGGTTACAGAGCAAAACATG